DNA from Verrucomicrobiia bacterium:
GGCGCAGTTTCTTCAACATACTGATTCGCGCGCTGAATCAAACGCCAAACTTTTTCTAACGCGAGATGGATTTCATAACGCTCCATCCTTTGACAATATTTTTCCAAAATTTCAGTTGAAAGTTTTAGCAACGTTTCATCCACTTTTGCCTCCGGAACCATGCCACCACAATAACGCTGCAGCATGGCTAAAGAACGATTTACTAAATTGCCAAGGTCATTACCTAAATCACTGCGATAACGTTGCGCAAACTGCTCTACCGAAAACTCGGCATCATGCCCTACTGACATCTCTCGCAACACATAATAACGAAACGCGTCCGCGCCATACGTCTCAATCAACTGAAGCGGATCAACCACATTCCCCGTAGATTTACTCATTTTTTCGCCAGAAATTTGCCACCATCCATGCACCAAAAATTGTTTCGGCAAGGGCAAATCCAAAGCCTTTAACATAATTGGCCAATAAACCGCGTGCGCCGGAATCAAAATATCCTTCCCAATCACATGCAAATCCGCCGGCCAATGACTTTCGGCAAAAGAAACGTAATTCACCAAAGCATCAAACCATACGTAGGTCACATATTCTTCATCAAACGGTAAAGGAATGCCCCATGCCAAACGATTCTTGGGCCGCGAAATACAAAGATCGCTTAAGGGCTTTTCTAAAGCGCCTAAAACTTCATTCCGCCGGAAACCCGGAACAATCCAATCCGGATGAGTTTTAACATAATCAATCAACCA
Protein-coding regions in this window:
- the metG gene encoding methionine--tRNA ligase, coding for MSSFFLTTAIDYVNGKPHLGHAYEKVLTDTIARYQRNLGKEVFFLTGVDEHGQKVQQSAQAKGILPQAFCDEYSGYFQEAWKKLSINYSRFVRTTEENHKKVVRQFLQQLYDAKLIYFQEHEGYYSLRQEQFVTEKEKTSEGNWPEIYGEVVHTKEPNYFFKLSNYQDWLIDYVKTHPDWIVPGFRRNEVLGALEKPLSDLCISRPKNRLAWGIPLPFDEEYVTYVWFDALVNYVSFAESHWPADLHVIGKDILIPAHAVYWPIMLKALDLPLPKQFLVHGWWQISGEKMSKSTGNVVDPLQLIETYGADAFRYYVLREMSVGHDAEFSVEQFAQRYRSDLGNDLGNLVNRSLAMLQRYCGGMVPEAKVDETLLKLSTEILEKYCQRMERYEIHLALEKVWRLIQRANQYVEETAPWKLAKDPAAKEKLNSVLVTLIIMVYRISILIEPVMPSISQRIQGQLGQEKSASLKEVTVLHDWQGKKITQPEVLFPRIE